The genome window CCCCgtactgctgctgcggcgaGATGTTGTCCTTGAGCCACTTAACGagactgctgtcagctatGCCAAGCTAACCGCAACTCACCCCGAGATGCAATCGCCCTGCTTCCACACCGCGGAGCGGAACTGTTTCTTGCCCAGAACAGCGTTGAGCACCTGCGTCGCAATGTCGCGGGACTGGAGGTGCGGGCCGTTGATAAACGACGCGAGCGACGTGAGCAGAGTGGGGAGAAGCTCGTCCGGGAAGTCGGTCGAGTCCGTCCTGCTATCAGCTGCGTAATGGGAAAGCTAAAGCTCACGCAATGAGGAGCGCCAATATCCGAAGGCTCTCGAGGTGGACAAACTCCTCATCCGTGTCCATCGTGAGGCACTTGACGATGGGCTGGTACGGGTCGAGCGGGTTGTCCTTGCGAAGGTCGTGGAAGTAGTGGAACGCCTTCATGTCCGCGAGCATGACCGAGATGGACACGAGAACGGCCTGCACCgtgtcgacgcgctgcaGTTTACGCAGCAGGTCGATGTAGAGCTTGGCATACTGCGCGCCCTCGGTAGCGATCTTGTGGCCGCGTTGTGAGAGgggctggagtcagcttgTTCAGGCAATGAGCTGGGACACGCGTCTTCCATTATACGGCGACGTATGTTGTTGCGGTACACCGCGCTCTGCGAGCACACTCACGAGCCTGTCAAGAGAACGGATGAGGGTGCATTCCTCCTGCGACAGCAGCTTGGCGCGCTGGTAACCCTGGCGTCAGTAGGCAGCATTAgccttcctcacctcccaGGGGATCTGCCTGGCAGCGAGCTTGGAGAGCTGGTCGTCCAGGTAAGGGCTGAAGAAGGGCGGGGGGATTACTTCGACGGCTGCCATGGTGCCGAGGTGTGAGATGTACCGCCGGCGATGGTGTCGAGATGCAACGGTGACGGCTGGCTGGATGGGTGGGATGGTGACGCACAGAGTGGGGGTCTAAATGTAGGTACCATATAAGTTGCCTCCACTGATCCATCCCTTCGCCACCAACATCTGCAATCCAAACACCCATCAACCTTGTCCAACACCAAAACCACGGGCATCATGAGTAGGCCCGTGTCTCTCGCCGTGAAGCCGCCTGGCACGAACAAGTCGACAtggagcgcgccgagccagcgcatcttcgccgacgactcggacgaggagggcgacgccttcacctcggcgtcgggtAGCCGCCCAAAGCCCAGGGTCAAGgctgaggacgagcgcatcgagggCTTTGGGAACGGACGTAAGGTTGGCCGCCGCTCCCCAGAGCCGCTCGTTATCGCAGCGCTGCCGAACCGCGACTGGCGCGCCGTCACGACGCAGGCACGGCGTCCAGGATACCGTCCAGAACGGCGGGATGACGAGCCGGTGGTCACCCACGAGCGGACGGGCGACGAGCCGCAGAGGCGCGGACTGCGGCGTGCAGACGACATTGACCCAGATTATGACAACGACCGTAAGCCGGCGCCAGctgagctcgtcgccgccgaaATCAAGCAggagaccaaggccgaAACCAAGCAGGAGACCAAGCAGGAggtgaaggaggaggagcgcaagcCCCTCACACTGGATGAGGAGGCGCTTGCGGCCGTGCTCGCTGGCGACCGCCCCGTCTCGGACGCGCAGCGGCTTGCGGACGATCTGGTGAtcgagagcgcggcggACCGCAACGTCATGACGGAGGACCAGGCGCTCGAACgccacctcgacgcgctccccGAGGAGAGCACGTTGGACGACTACGACGCTGTGCCGGTTGAAGCGTTCGGCGCAGCCATGCTCCGCGGTATGGGGTATGATGCGAAGAACGACACACCGATGCACGTGCCCAAGCCCCGACCGGCACTGCTAGGCATCGGCGCGACCGCTCTGTCGTCCGAGCTCCCGCCGAGCCGGAAAGACCCGAAGAAGCGGCGAGAGGAGCGCGCTActcgcggcgggcgcgggtTCAATGCTGCCGCGCTCATGGTACGCTCGAACGGTCCGAGCCGCGAGGCAAGCATTGCCAGAGAGGACTCGAGGGAAGCGAGCCGGTCCCGCGGCACCAGCCCGGGCGAGAAGCGGCGGAGAGACGACGGCGATTCCCGTGACAGTAAGCGACGCTACGATAACCGCGACGACAGGGATCGCAGACGCACGGACGAGCGCGATACCCGCGACCGTGATCGCGACGGCAGACGCTAtgagacggaggaggagcgtgcACGGCGCAAggcgcgtgagcgcgagagCGACAGAGACAGAGACGACCGTCGAGACCGTGATCGCGATCGTGAACGGTCTCGTCGtgacgaccgcgaccggGACCGCAGCCGATATGAGGACAGGAACAGGCGTGAGCGCGACCGTGATCGCAATCGCGACCGCCCCTAGAGCATTGTACTGTAGAGCATCGTAGAGCAGCATTCCAGCATGTACCCATGTACCACCCTCCTTACGACGTCACTCAAGAGCGCGAAGCGACAGCCTCTGCCGCGTCCTTGACTCATGGTACAATGTATATTACATGTGACCTCTACACAATTAGTATATGTACATGTGGTGCGTCGTGCGAGGAGTGCATGGATGAAAGGCGGCAACTGGCATGCCTGCAGCGCCGGAATGATGATGGGATTGACTCTTCTTATGCGGTGACCGTGTCGGTCTTAGTGATTGGCGAGACAGGAGCGACGGCGATCCCAGTGGCGACTGCGATGGCTCTGGCTATGCCGCTCGGCTCCTCCTGTACTGCGTTGCCGACGTGGAGAGGCGCGTAGAACTCGCGCGCTGCCGATTCAGCCCATTCGACAATGTGAGCAGGGAGCCGGGAGGGCGATtggatgaggatggaggTGCCGGAGTGGTGCACGGCACGGTCCCAGCGCGAGATGACTGTGGTCAGCGGGTGTGGAGAGAGGGAATGGGTGTCGCACGACCCAAGCCAGGTACGCGGTGACGAACAGCGGTGACATTCCGCCACCGAGTCGTCCTCCCCATCTGCCAGTCTCGAGCCTCCAGCTTCAAGGTTGACGGTCTGGAATGGGATAATGGAACACTCACTGCGCTCAGCCACGAGCCGGGCGTGGATGTAatcggcgaggtcgcggaaCGTTGGGGAGGGCGACAGTGGGTGTCCGCCGTTGGTGTTAACTGGGATGCGAACTGTGGACATGTTGTTGGAGTTGGTCTGTGGCGATGATCTGTGCTGGAGGTCGTGCGACCGGCCTTTCTTGATATATATAAGACTAGCGGGGGAGTTCGGGGTGTCTAGAGGCTCGAGTGGCCGAGTGACTGAGTTGCGTGGCTTGGAGGCGTTGGCTGCACGTGAAGGGGCGTTGTTGTTGGCCTTTGTTCTCAGTTGTCTCcgcccttccctcctccctcgctttccgcctcggcgcgccaCTGGGCATTGGCTTCTCGTCAGCCTCCCTTACCTTGCTCCTATTACGTTCCGTGTTAACCCATGGGTGCGGAGCGATTCAGGGGAAGATTAGGCCGAGGCTTGAGCTTACATCAAAGCTCAACGAAAGGAATCATTGCGCCACTGTACTCTTCATTCTCTTCAGCCCCCATTTTACCCTTCCCTTCACAAATCCCCTCATCCAAACCTTGCCACTCGTCACTCTCCACACTCCGCTCCGCTTCTGGGCCCCGCACTCATCAATAATCAATCATCACTCATCACTCATCAGCTGTTACTGATTCTCTAGAGTCCCAAGAGGTCGTAAAGGACGAAAGAAGGTACACTGATGGCCAGGCTTACGATTTTGGAGTTCTCCCGTTCCGACCCCACGTGAGATCcagcctcaacctcggcctccccTTTGTCTGCTGAGTCAGAGATACGACGACACTAACGCTCATCAAACACCGTACATTCCACAATATTCCGCTCTGCATTCCATCACATTAACGTCTCAAGGGGTAATCGATCTCCTTCCCATCCGATCTCACGACACGGTGGGGCCAGCGGACGTGGAGGGAGCGTGCTGAGGGACGTCCTCGTGGCTAAagtcgacctcctcggtgCGCGCTGGGCCGACCTTGTGCGGGTCGTAGAACTCTCCGGCACGG of Cutaneotrichosporon cavernicola HIS019 DNA, chromosome: 4 contains these proteins:
- the spp2 gene encoding uncharacterized protein (G-patch domain), coding for MSRPVSLAVKPPGTNKSTWSAPSQRIFADDSDEEGDAFTSASGSRPKPRVKAEDERIEGFGNGRKVGRRSPEPLVIAALPNRDWRAVTTQARRPGYRPERRDDEPVVTHERTGDEPQRRGLRRADDIDPDYDNDRKPAPAELVAAEIKQETKAETKQETKQEVKEEERKPLTLDEEALAAVLAGDRPVSDAQRLADDLVIESAADRNVMTEDQALERHLDALPEESTLDDYDAVPVEAFGAAMLRGMGYDAKNDTPMHVPKPRPALLGIGATALSSELPPSRKDPKKRREERATRGGRGFNAAALMVRSNGPSREASIAREDSREASRSRGTSPGEKRRRDDGDSRDSKRRYDNRDDRDRRRTDERDTRDRDRDGRRYETEEERARRKARERESDRDRDDRRDRDRDRERSRRDDRDRDRSRYEDRNRRERDRDRNRDRP